Proteins encoded within one genomic window of Kibdelosporangium phytohabitans:
- a CDS encoding PQQ-dependent sugar dehydrogenase: MTSRRKLLGIGASAAAVLLAAGTATAAPADVRPLAIRQVASGLNQAWSVDFLPDGTALFTEKDSKKIRRIGADGKVSDVQTVPGVSVTKEAGLLGIAVSPSYATDQLVFVYYTTSSDNRIAKLKLGQAPVPIVTGIPRGSQYHHGGRIKFGPDGYLYAGTGDGQNGANAQNRNSLGGKVLRVDKNGAAVPGNPFNSRVYSMGHRNVQGLTWVGSQLYISEIGASDQDELNKITPGGNYGWPDCEGPCGNSKYVNPVKSWPTSQATPSGLTTYQGSLYMASLKGGTYKLTTSGAGGKLYTNLGRTRDEVAGPNNVLWVVTPGGIYNADGA, encoded by the coding sequence ATGACATCTCGGCGCAAACTCCTCGGCATCGGCGCGTCCGCCGCCGCGGTGCTGCTGGCCGCGGGTACGGCGACCGCCGCCCCGGCCGACGTGCGACCGCTGGCGATCCGGCAGGTCGCAAGTGGACTCAACCAGGCGTGGTCGGTCGACTTCCTGCCCGACGGCACGGCGCTGTTCACCGAGAAGGACTCGAAGAAGATCCGCAGGATCGGCGCCGACGGCAAGGTCTCGGACGTGCAGACCGTCCCCGGCGTGAGCGTCACCAAGGAAGCGGGCCTGCTCGGCATCGCGGTGTCCCCGTCGTACGCGACCGACCAGCTGGTGTTCGTCTACTACACGACCAGCTCCGACAACCGGATCGCGAAACTCAAGCTGGGACAGGCGCCTGTCCCGATCGTGACCGGGATCCCGCGCGGATCCCAGTACCACCACGGCGGCCGGATCAAGTTCGGCCCGGACGGCTACCTCTACGCGGGCACCGGCGACGGCCAGAACGGCGCCAACGCGCAGAACCGCAACTCGCTCGGCGGGAAAGTGCTGCGGGTGGACAAGAACGGCGCTGCCGTGCCGGGGAACCCGTTCAACAGCAGGGTCTACTCGATGGGGCACCGCAACGTGCAGGGCCTGACCTGGGTCGGCAGCCAGCTGTACATCTCGGAGATCGGCGCCAGCGACCAGGACGAGCTGAACAAGATCACACCGGGCGGCAACTACGGCTGGCCGGACTGCGAAGGTCCTTGCGGCAACTCGAAGTACGTCAACCCGGTGAAGTCGTGGCCGACCTCCCAGGCCACGCCCAGCGGCCTGACGACCTACCAGGGAAGCCTGTACATGGCCTCGCTCAAGGGCGGTACGTACAAGCTCACCACCAGCGGTGCGGGCGGCAAGCTCTACACCAACCTCGGTCGCACCCGTGACGAGGTCGCCGGGCCGAACAACGTGCTCTGGGTCGTAACCCCGGGCGGCATCTACAACGCCGACGGCGCCTGA